The genomic region GCTTCTTGAGGTGGTAAAGGGTGAAGTAGCCGATGACGCCGGTGATGAGGAAGCCGGTAATGGCCATGGCGGTAGGGCTAAAGGGAAGCTTGCGTCGCTGGTGAAGAACACCGCCAGGGTTATGACCAGGGGGCCTCTTTGATGCCTCCACTCCAGCTCTTTTCACTTCCTCTGCACTCATTTTTGTTGTGTCTGCCGTTTTCCTCCAATCTTCATTCCCCGCCATCTCTGTCTGtctgtgtgtgtatgtgtgtgtgtgtgtgtgcaggTTTTGGTCTCTCTCTGTGATGAATTTTCGGAAAGGGTGAACCCAAACATGTGCTGTGGTTTTCAACTTTGAATTAAGCTTTGAAGAAGAGGATGAGCATTGCATTGCTGACACGTGTTGAGTTACAAGGCCCCAAGTGAAGGCTCAGTCTCTCAACACGTAGTGGGTTAGTGGGTTCGTGTAAATCTCTAGTCCAGCATCGTGTTGCTTGTGCAAGAAAAATCTCcctttaaaaaagaaaataacaacaataatttgttttatgttatAAATTGAAATAGAAATTGGAGAGAAGCAGAATGGTTTTTCTCTCTGCAATCAATTTGATCTATCTTCAGAGAAATGAGAGTTACATCCTTTTGTAGGGAAAACAttttccaacatgtgggcccTCATTTAACGTGTGGGCTCCACCTCCattatttacaacactcccccttggagaccacaaatgatatggaatatgtctcgttaaaaacc from Prunus dulcis unplaced genomic scaffold, ALMONDv2, whole genome shotgun sequence harbors:
- the LOC117613790 gene encoding uncharacterized protein LOC117613790 encodes the protein MQCSSSSSKLNSKLKTTAHVWVHPFRKFITERDQNLHTHTHTYTHRQTEMAGNEDWRKTADTTKMSAEEVKRAGVEASKRPPGHNPGGVLHQRRKLPFSPTAMAITGFLITGVIGYFTLYHLKKPEASAGDVARVATNVAEPEHTHPKK